One window from the genome of Deltaproteobacteria bacterium encodes:
- a CDS encoding AsmA family protein: MKLILKIVAGLVLVFALLIAGILVFVKPDQVKEAVLKKVNGEINGTLTIDKASIRVFPFIGLHLEGLTVNNSDDSPYKGVTLAKIKGFDFKVDFKSLLYLKVIANLSLDQPEILVVKKDSGTNIESLLQKKGGPASPTPGGPVPPPPPPVSFFIRDNLFGVSEGNAAEPSPPATASSRFMPKQIWVDDLTIHDGNFTYKDETTPGDPLSVKKLNLKISSIKLEDPKNPIGLSLEFDLSKGMEAHFKLTGEAFVDLKQNNASFKEGKLAINDGNPFLINLSVIDFKEKKQFEASLENLALFWNSLSPFSAAMGSTLSGSGALKLHAAGTPQAVQFDASLSLKDSVIHSGNSFEKAAGQNLSVSIAGNSDAKKVVVSKLTLNLLEAAINGSGEASLGPDKTVALTLESTPLPLDQLKTLLPAYKTVTLAGDPKLKFKLSGPLSNTKEVSASGSLNASRIVYEKYTLTNLASAFEYKNSIANLNNLSCDLLGGKFAGSGWVDLSAAKPLFGMNTKLQGIDVATAMKTFSDLPEAVSGKGNFDLNVHGHGTEAEEIKKSLSGQGSLGITDGKFYAANMAGGLFSKELLAVTQVGLLGAGLSAPSFTKGEGTPFKNLSGSFKIENGQVETPNMKMVTDDFATDLKGTFSLDFDLNMKGNAQFSRDKTNAWITNDKIRTYLVDKEGRFNLPFTITGTVNKPVIAPDVGFAKDLFAKAATGLVKEQAKEQAKSLIPSLGKSSGGGAPVALPKAVPAKPQEMFKKLFR, encoded by the coding sequence ATGAAACTAATCCTCAAAATTGTGGCCGGTCTTGTTCTGGTTTTTGCCCTCCTCATCGCCGGGATCCTGGTTTTTGTAAAACCGGACCAGGTCAAAGAAGCGGTTCTCAAAAAAGTAAACGGAGAAATCAATGGAACACTCACTATTGACAAGGCCTCCATCCGGGTCTTCCCCTTTATTGGTCTCCATCTGGAAGGATTGACTGTCAATAACAGTGACGATTCTCCCTACAAAGGAGTCACCCTCGCCAAGATCAAGGGTTTTGATTTCAAGGTCGATTTCAAGAGTCTTTTGTACCTCAAGGTAATTGCCAACCTCTCCCTGGATCAACCGGAGATCCTGGTGGTGAAAAAAGATTCCGGGACCAACATCGAAAGTCTGCTACAGAAAAAGGGGGGGCCTGCCTCGCCGACTCCAGGCGGGCCTGTCCCGCCCCCTCCTCCCCCGGTCAGTTTTTTCATCAGAGACAACCTGTTTGGGGTGTCGGAGGGGAATGCCGCCGAACCTTCTCCTCCCGCCACCGCCAGTTCACGATTTATGCCCAAGCAGATCTGGGTGGATGACCTGACGATTCACGATGGGAATTTCACTTACAAAGATGAGACGACCCCTGGTGATCCCCTCTCTGTCAAAAAGTTAAACCTCAAGATCAGTTCCATCAAGCTGGAGGATCCGAAAAATCCGATCGGTCTGTCGCTCGAATTTGACCTCTCCAAGGGGATGGAGGCACATTTCAAGCTGACTGGCGAGGCGTTTGTCGACCTGAAGCAGAATAATGCCTCCTTCAAAGAAGGGAAATTGGCGATCAATGACGGCAACCCGTTTTTGATCAACCTCTCTGTCATCGATTTCAAAGAAAAAAAACAGTTCGAGGCCTCGCTGGAAAACCTGGCCCTCTTCTGGAACAGCCTCTCCCCCTTTTCGGCGGCGATGGGTTCTACCCTCTCCGGCAGTGGGGCCTTGAAGCTCCATGCCGCCGGCACCCCTCAGGCGGTCCAGTTTGATGCCAGTTTAAGCCTCAAGGATTCCGTCATCCATTCGGGAAACAGTTTTGAAAAAGCGGCCGGCCAGAATCTGTCGGTTTCGATCGCCGGGAACAGTGATGCCAAAAAGGTCGTCGTCTCCAAATTGACTCTTAACCTCCTGGAGGCGGCCATTAACGGTTCCGGGGAAGCAAGCCTTGGCCCCGATAAAACGGTCGCGTTAACCCTGGAATCGACCCCTCTTCCGCTGGATCAGCTCAAAACCCTTCTGCCGGCCTACAAAACGGTAACCCTTGCCGGAGACCCCAAGCTAAAATTCAAACTCTCCGGCCCCTTGAGCAACACCAAGGAAGTTTCCGCCTCCGGAAGTCTCAACGCCTCCAGGATCGTCTATGAAAAATATACCCTGACGAACCTCGCCTCTGCCTTTGAATACAAAAACTCCATCGCCAACCTGAACAACTTGAGTTGTGATCTTCTCGGTGGAAAGTTTGCGGGAAGCGGCTGGGTCGATCTTTCGGCGGCCAAACCACTCTTCGGCATGAACACCAAGCTCCAGGGAATTGATGTCGCCACCGCCATGAAGACTTTTTCTGATCTCCCGGAAGCGGTCTCCGGCAAGGGTAACTTTGACCTGAATGTGCATGGTCACGGCACCGAGGCGGAAGAGATCAAGAAAAGCCTCTCGGGACAAGGGTCACTGGGCATCACGGACGGAAAATTCTACGCCGCCAATATGGCGGGCGGCCTTTTTTCGAAGGAGCTGTTGGCGGTCACACAGGTCGGCTTGCTCGGGGCCGGGCTTTCAGCCCCTTCCTTTACCAAAGGGGAAGGAACCCCCTTCAAGAATCTTTCCGGCAGTTTCAAGATTGAAAACGGGCAGGTGGAAACGCCCAACATGAAGATGGTGACCGATGACTTCGCAACAGACCTCAAGGGGACTTTTTCGCTCGACTTTGATCTCAACATGAAAGGGAACGCCCAGTTCAGTCGTGACAAGACCAACGCCTGGATCACCAACGACAAGATCCGCACCTATCTGGTGGACAAGGAGGGACGCTTCAACCTCCCCTTTACGATAACGGGGACCGTCAACAAACCGGTCATCGCCCCGGATGTCGGTTTTGCCAAGGATCTTTTCGCCAAGGCGGCCACAGGATTGGTCAAGGAGCAGGCCAAAGAACAGGCAAAAAGCCTGATCCCTTCCCTTGGAAAGTCCTCAGGAGGAGGAGCCCCGGTGGCCCTCCCCAAGGCGGTCCCTGCGAAACCGCAAGAGATGTTCAAAAAACTCTTTCGCTAA
- the efp gene encoding elongation factor P, with the protein MIQATKIRPGMIIVYEGDLCRVLKIIHITQGNKRGKIQAELRSLKSGLKIENRFRSEDSIENAVLEEKEMEYLYNDGEHYYFMDTTTYEQTQLSKDTLGDGTYFLKSNSKILVQLWDDKPVGLDLPPEFVLEVVETDPPMKGGTAAASYKPALMDNGLTIKVPPFINRGDKIKVDTSSLEYIGRV; encoded by the coding sequence ATGATTCAAGCCACCAAGATAAGACCGGGGATGATTATCGTTTATGAGGGGGACCTCTGTCGGGTCCTGAAGATCATCCATATCACTCAGGGGAATAAAAGAGGAAAAATTCAGGCTGAATTACGGAGCTTAAAGAGTGGTCTGAAGATTGAAAACCGGTTCCGCTCAGAAGACAGCATTGAAAATGCCGTGCTTGAGGAAAAAGAGATGGAATACCTCTACAATGATGGGGAACATTATTATTTCATGGATACGACCACCTATGAACAGACCCAGCTTTCCAAGGATACCCTTGGGGATGGGACCTATTTTTTAAAATCGAATTCTAAAATTCTAGTCCAGTTGTGGGACGATAAACCGGTTGGCCTCGATCTCCCCCCGGAGTTTGTTCTTGAGGTTGTGGAAACCGACCCTCCCATGAAGGGGGGGACCGCCGCCGCCTCCTACAAACCGGCACTGATGGACAATGGCCTGACCATCAAGGTCCCTCCTTTTATTAATAGGGGGGACAAGATTAAGGTCGACACCTCCAGCCTGGAGTACATTGGGCGGGTCTAA
- a CDS encoding J domain-containing protein, which yields MARDYYEVLGVSRNAPAGEIKSAYRRLARKYHPDVNKGDKGAEEKFKEISQAYDILGDPEKKKKYDLGVIHPGGFEWDRPGQGPRRWAWTSGGAGREFRFEEGMGGVDLGDIFEGLFGMPTGGTGPTGRTGPAGGAGRARKGAAPHDLHSSLEISADEARAGTPVHVLLFHPNGQGEQLRVKIPSGIKNGAKLRLRGQGEGQGDLYLTIRVK from the coding sequence ATGGCTCGTGATTATTACGAAGTTCTGGGTGTTTCTCGCAACGCTCCTGCGGGTGAGATTAAAAGCGCCTACCGGCGTCTTGCCAGAAAGTATCATCCAGATGTGAACAAGGGGGACAAAGGGGCGGAGGAAAAATTCAAGGAGATCTCTCAGGCCTACGACATCCTGGGGGACCCTGAAAAAAAGAAAAAGTATGATCTGGGGGTGATTCACCCAGGGGGCTTTGAATGGGACCGGCCGGGTCAGGGGCCGAGGAGATGGGCTTGGACGAGTGGGGGGGCTGGCAGGGAGTTCCGTTTTGAGGAAGGGATGGGAGGGGTTGATCTTGGAGATATCTTTGAGGGGCTCTTTGGGATGCCTACCGGTGGGACCGGTCCCACCGGTAGGACCGGCCCCGCCGGTGGGGCTGGTCGGGCGAGAAAGGGGGCGGCCCCGCACGACCTTCATTCGTCGCTGGAGATTTCGGCGGATGAGGCGAGGGCAGGGACCCCCGTCCATGTTTTATTGTTTCACCCCAACGGTCAGGGTGAACAGTTAAGGGTAAAAATTCCCTCCGGGATCAAGAATGGCGCCAAACTCCGTCTCCGTGGACAAGGAGAAGGCCAAGGAGACCTTTATCTGACGATTCGCGTTAAGTAA
- the dctP gene encoding TRAP transporter substrate-binding protein DctP yields MKKFFFVLAVLVGGWPQPSITQAAGPVEIKFANLAPEGSAWANVMTEMDKEVQAASGGRLKFKFYWGGVMGDEPDMIRKLRINQIQAGGFTGLGLGTIVPAIRLLELPAAFTDTTALDQAKEKFLPQFKEEFQKKGFVFLGYADVGPINIFANKPIRSMADMKGAKFWMWEGDPLAQSAFKALQVAPIPLPVPDVLTSLQTNMIDAVYGPPLGVTALQWHTRVKYVMDFRFNYAMGGFIIDKKFYDSLPPDLKKILTETSQKYCLKLVERTRSDNDKALAALKAAGIQVVTVAEKDKTEMEALFKKMWQELVGKLYSQEQLEELKKIVVAGKGV; encoded by the coding sequence ATGAAAAAGTTTTTCTTCGTGCTGGCCGTTCTGGTCGGTGGGTGGCCTCAGCCAAGCATAACCCAGGCGGCAGGACCGGTTGAAATCAAGTTTGCCAATCTGGCGCCGGAGGGTTCCGCCTGGGCCAATGTCATGACGGAGATGGACAAGGAGGTTCAGGCCGCCTCCGGGGGGAGGCTCAAATTCAAGTTCTACTGGGGCGGGGTGATGGGGGACGAGCCGGATATGATCCGCAAACTCCGGATCAACCAGATCCAGGCCGGCGGTTTTACCGGGCTTGGTTTGGGAACGATTGTCCCGGCAATCCGTCTTCTCGAACTGCCGGCCGCCTTTACTGATACGACAGCATTGGACCAGGCCAAGGAAAAATTCCTCCCCCAGTTCAAGGAAGAGTTCCAGAAAAAAGGGTTCGTCTTTTTGGGGTATGCCGATGTGGGGCCGATTAACATCTTTGCCAACAAGCCGATCCGGTCGATGGCTGACATGAAGGGGGCCAAGTTCTGGATGTGGGAAGGGGATCCGCTGGCCCAGAGTGCCTTCAAGGCGTTGCAGGTGGCCCCGATCCCTCTCCCTGTGCCGGATGTCCTGACCTCACTGCAAACCAACATGATTGATGCGGTTTATGGCCCGCCGCTCGGCGTGACCGCGTTGCAGTGGCACACCCGGGTCAAGTATGTCATGGATTTCCGGTTCAACTATGCGATGGGGGGGTTCATCATCGACAAAAAATTCTACGATTCCCTTCCCCCCGATCTAAAGAAAATTCTCACCGAAACCAGCCAGAAATATTGTCTCAAACTGGTGGAGCGGACCCGTTCCGATAATGACAAGGCCCTGGCGGCCCTCAAGGCGGCAGGAATTCAGGTTGTGACAGTTGCTGAAAAGGACAAGACGGAAATGGAGGCCCTTTTCAAGAAGATGTGGCAGGAGCTTGTCGGCAAACTTTATTCCCAGGAACAGTTGGAAGAATTGAAGAAGATAGTGGTTGCCGGCAAGGGGGTTTAA
- a CDS encoding TRAP transporter small permease codes for MEFLIKINNGLARVEQVVLSVALLTMIVFAFLQVILRNFFNTGLLWSDVFVRHLVLWVGFLGASLATKERNHIRVDLLSRYVPLRLHRPFFILLDLFAGVVCTLLFLAAFDFLRGEMENGGRLFLKVPAWVMQLIIPLVFLMAGLRFFINLLLDLFEKKPVETPPVTFST; via the coding sequence TTGGAATTTTTAATAAAGATCAATAACGGCCTGGCACGGGTCGAGCAGGTCGTTCTTTCCGTGGCCCTCCTCACCATGATTGTCTTTGCCTTTCTGCAGGTGATCCTGAGGAATTTTTTCAATACCGGTCTTCTCTGGTCGGATGTCTTTGTCCGTCATCTTGTCCTCTGGGTCGGCTTTTTGGGGGCCTCTCTGGCGACGAAGGAGAGAAACCATATCCGTGTCGACCTCCTGAGTCGTTACGTTCCGTTGCGTCTCCATCGGCCTTTTTTCATCCTCCTCGATCTTTTTGCCGGAGTGGTTTGCACGCTTCTCTTTCTGGCGGCCTTTGACTTTCTCCGGGGGGAGATGGAGAACGGCGGCAGACTCTTCCTGAAGGTGCCGGCCTGGGTCATGCAGTTGATTATCCCCCTTGTTTTTTTGATGGCGGGCCTCCGGTTTTTCATCAATCTGCTTTTGGATCTTTTTGAGAAAAAACCTGTTGAGACGCCACCGGTCACATTTTCGACATGA
- a CDS encoding TRAP transporter large permease subunit, which produces MTLLLGLLIALFAVFGAPLFTIFGAIALLGFTANGIHPSAVIIELYRMASAPTLVAIPLFTFAGYMMAESKTPERMVNLSQALFGWMPGGLAIVCLLACAFFTAFTGASGVTIIALGGLLFPILLKKGYPENFSLGLVTTCGSLGLLFPPSLPLILYGLIGEVDVDKLFMAGLLPGFLLILFLGVYSVRVGFRSEKSRNRFSWKAIGKAFKAGFWEIPLPFIVLIGIYGGYFTAGEAAAVSAFYIFVVEVFIYRDLKFFTDIPRVVKDSMVLVGGILIILGVSLGFTSFLIDARVPMILLEAVRQYITSPLMFLLILNLLLLVVGCLMDVFSAIIVVVPLITPIAKSFGIHPVHLGIIFLTNLEIGYLTPPVGLNLFISSYRFKRPVLQIARFSWPFMIILLTSLMIITYVPSLSLFLVNHFK; this is translated from the coding sequence ATGACTCTCCTCCTCGGTCTCCTCATTGCCCTTTTTGCCGTTTTTGGGGCCCCCCTGTTTACGATCTTCGGGGCGATTGCCCTTCTTGGTTTCACGGCAAACGGTATCCATCCTTCGGCTGTGATCATTGAACTCTACCGGATGGCCTCCGCTCCCACCCTGGTGGCGATCCCCCTTTTCACCTTTGCCGGCTACATGATGGCGGAATCGAAGACGCCGGAACGGATGGTCAACTTGAGTCAGGCCCTCTTTGGCTGGATGCCCGGCGGGTTGGCGATTGTCTGCCTTCTGGCCTGTGCCTTTTTTACCGCCTTTACCGGTGCTTCCGGGGTGACGATCATCGCGCTTGGAGGGCTTCTCTTTCCGATCCTTCTTAAAAAAGGGTATCCCGAAAATTTCTCTCTGGGGCTGGTTACCACCTGCGGAAGCCTCGGCCTGTTGTTCCCCCCAAGTCTGCCATTGATCCTTTATGGTCTGATTGGTGAAGTGGATGTCGACAAACTTTTTATGGCCGGCCTTCTCCCCGGTTTTCTGCTGATCCTGTTCTTGGGGGTTTATAGCGTTCGTGTCGGGTTCAGGAGCGAAAAGAGCCGCAATCGATTTAGCTGGAAGGCGATAGGAAAGGCGTTCAAGGCCGGCTTTTGGGAGATCCCCCTGCCGTTTATCGTGCTGATCGGGATCTACGGCGGTTACTTTACTGCCGGTGAGGCGGCGGCGGTCTCGGCCTTTTATATCTTTGTCGTTGAGGTCTTTATCTATCGCGACCTGAAATTTTTTACCGATATCCCGCGGGTTGTGAAGGACAGCATGGTCCTTGTCGGCGGCATATTGATCATTTTGGGTGTCTCTCTCGGATTTACCAGTTTCCTGATCGATGCCCGCGTGCCGATGATTCTTTTAGAGGCGGTTCGCCAATATATCACCAGTCCGCTGATGTTTCTCCTGATCCTCAATCTTCTGCTCCTCGTGGTCGGTTGCTTGATGGATGTTTTCTCCGCGATCATTGTTGTTGTCCCGCTGATCACACCGATCGCCAAGTCATTTGGAATTCATCCCGTTCACCTGGGGATTATTTTCTTGACCAATCTGGAGATCGGCTACCTGACCCCGCCGGTCGGTTTAAATCTGTTTATTTCGAGCTACCGGTTTAAACGACCGGTCTTGCAGATCGCCCGATTTTCATGGCCGTTCATGATCATTCTTTTGACCTCCCTGATGATCATTACTTATGTACCGAGCCTTTCGCTTTTCCTTGTGAATCATTTTAAATAA